The Corallococcus exiguus genome has a window encoding:
- a CDS encoding TVP38/TMEM64 family protein, with translation MTLASPGTKRAAVGWSLCVCVVLAAILVPFLLFGEQLEAATQSFLEARPPDWQVALMLGGLLAGDIVLPVPSSLVGTASGALLGFWGGLTACWVGMMVGCGWGYLLGARGGEAALRRTLGPVELQRLSRLAERRGAWLLIALRGVPMLAESSVLFAGASRMPLGSFLGACALSNLGVCATYAAVGAYSARLGSFLTLFLGMVLLPGLALWLVRRFLPGRPATQTSSMD, from the coding sequence ATGACCCTGGCGAGCCCTGGAACGAAGCGCGCGGCGGTGGGCTGGAGCCTCTGCGTCTGCGTGGTGCTGGCGGCCATCCTCGTTCCCTTCCTCCTCTTCGGCGAGCAACTGGAGGCCGCCACCCAATCCTTCCTGGAGGCGCGTCCACCCGACTGGCAGGTGGCGCTCATGCTGGGAGGGTTGCTGGCGGGGGACATCGTCCTGCCAGTGCCCTCCAGCCTCGTCGGCACGGCGTCCGGGGCGCTGCTGGGCTTCTGGGGCGGCCTCACGGCCTGCTGGGTGGGAATGATGGTGGGCTGTGGTTGGGGCTACCTGCTGGGCGCCAGGGGCGGCGAGGCGGCGTTGCGACGCACCCTGGGTCCGGTGGAACTCCAACGTCTGTCACGCCTGGCCGAACGCCGGGGTGCCTGGTTGCTGATTGCATTGCGCGGCGTGCCCATGCTGGCGGAGTCCTCCGTCCTCTTCGCTGGCGCCAGCCGCATGCCTCTGGGGAGTTTCCTCGGAGCCTGCGCGCTCTCCAATCTGGGCGTCTGCGCCACCTACGCGGCGGTGGGTGCGTACTCGGCGCGACTCGGGTCATTCCTGACATTGTTCTTGGGGATGGTTTTACTGCCTGGACTCGCGCTCTGGCTGGTGCGGCGCTTTCTACCCGGGCGTCCCGCAACCCAGACATCGTCAATGGACTGA
- a CDS encoding neprosin family prolyl endopeptidase, giving the protein MSRAGLLLSMFLIGCGEPASEVRPEAVADTSEVELALAPGEYRCEAMTEAARAAVPPPPPSVERAAFAPRVRAVCPPGQVPIYAQAELRTRKAGPPLSGPAAMQSLAGSYWYAGVMKPTDALSQSGVGASILFSNPAVYDQSDMVTSQMSIVRGANYHLVEMGLRKFWDAFPRLMISQWSYGQFNDAAGFVQVHGVYGPGMPLSSYYGYSVQQYIRYDNGNWWIWFNDAWVGYFPGTLWNGQFTSGDMAHFYGEVYSAQSRVPPLTDMGTGQFSGTFGTAYMQGMCIHTTGPNCTYVTDGWPFQTNAAYYSLSYWNGSYMEFGGNGGG; this is encoded by the coding sequence ATGTCGAGAGCTGGCTTGTTGCTGTCAATGTTTCTCATCGGATGTGGCGAGCCTGCGAGCGAGGTTCGCCCGGAGGCCGTCGCCGATACGTCGGAGGTGGAGCTCGCGCTCGCGCCTGGGGAGTACCGCTGCGAGGCGATGACGGAGGCCGCACGCGCCGCCGTGCCTCCGCCTCCCCCCAGCGTGGAGAGGGCCGCGTTCGCCCCTCGTGTTCGCGCCGTCTGTCCCCCGGGCCAGGTGCCGATCTACGCGCAGGCGGAGCTTCGGACGCGCAAGGCCGGTCCGCCGTTATCTGGCCCGGCCGCCATGCAGTCGCTGGCGGGGTCGTACTGGTACGCCGGAGTGATGAAGCCCACGGACGCGTTGAGCCAGAGCGGCGTTGGAGCGTCCATCCTGTTCTCCAACCCGGCGGTGTACGACCAGAGCGACATGGTGACGTCCCAGATGTCCATCGTCCGTGGCGCCAACTATCACCTGGTGGAGATGGGCCTGCGGAAGTTCTGGGACGCCTTCCCGCGACTGATGATCTCCCAGTGGAGCTACGGCCAGTTCAACGACGCCGCCGGGTTCGTCCAGGTCCACGGCGTCTACGGGCCCGGGATGCCGCTCTCCAGCTATTACGGGTACTCGGTCCAGCAGTACATCCGCTATGACAACGGCAACTGGTGGATCTGGTTCAACGATGCCTGGGTCGGCTACTTCCCCGGCACGCTCTGGAATGGCCAGTTCACTTCTGGCGACATGGCGCACTTCTACGGCGAGGTCTATTCGGCGCAGAGCCGCGTTCCTCCGCTCACCGACATGGGCACGGGACAGTTCTCCGGGACCTTCGGCACCGCGTACATGCAGGGGATGTGCATTCACACCACGGGCCCCAACTGCACCTACGTCACCGATGGCTGGCCTTTCCAGACCAACGCCGCGTACTACTCCCTCTCGTATTGGAATGGCTCGTATATGGAGTTCGGCGGGAACGGCGGCGGCTGA